The following proteins are co-located in the Anas platyrhynchos isolate ZD024472 breed Pekin duck chromosome 1, IASCAAS_PekinDuck_T2T, whole genome shotgun sequence genome:
- the NUMA1 gene encoding nuclear mitotic apparatus protein 1 isoform X3, whose translation MPLHATRAAALLAWVNSTKVCAEPLGDLSQLQDCRVFIQIINKTHKSEEGQSVLEQPLPERAAFIRSFLQKLCKHKSSTENLVSAQKLLEGEELELAKVAVLLLYHSSMSSRNPGDWNEFDYQTQVELANILKFVLDNEESLTENLEAFLQRRAPQPSSSSGSEERSPGLPPQQAREVRFLELQRVASSSGINSILPGPPTSPVGDIMQTPQFQLRRLKKQLALERDNRDELELELAENRKLITEKEAQITVMQHRIDRLTLLSERQAADQLEPKEMEELREKNESLLARLHEALKQCQDLKTEKGQMDRKINQLSEENGDLSFKLREIASHLVQLQDALNELSEEHNAALTQSQEKQAQLEGELRAALQDKKCLEEKIEILQGKISLLEDQLAKLGDHSSQEKGEVMGDILKLEELKQEVSSLTAQVIELQASILRLEEEKRQREAALQAERGRFQEEKLQLGELIANLQSSLAELRRAKEQLEQELRAQEARLTAQLDALTAEVEKLKGFLLQREQEAAGLQQQLEQERAQAQELQRREEASQEAVAGLGRSVEQLSSSLRNSEEKLARVTQEKEGEAQQLAAQCEKVAQERDAALQELQRFQQAKEAQLAALSGQLQSLEKARETCQASALEMQQEKAELSQKVRELEARVLELTAQCQQSAAQAGAAEGLRAQLRELEGKLKESQQKVADREKAAKENARLQERLLFLEESVRNTEGILEDEKRRAAESLEGNLARIAELEAERQQLAQRRDQALQERGEELARRQALEARLQQLSEESREKAAALQRQLEEASSVAQGEEGERGRLEERVRALSREHGQACQQLRAQQEKVEELEAQAKRLASEHQDRLAALQADLSNARAQAKEKEGEEQKLRADISALQEKVVTSERAAAERVAQLEAEVQRATKALEGVSKELSEEKLKREELEATARHHGEQEHEVARLEEALQKHGQELERRDEEAKRLQKELEQARADCAAERARKAELEVQLQNSINEQRVERTAHQEELARSLELIEEKEGELDELRLKNVSRGEELRDLQKTVSKLKGELASVEAVKERASKMDSELQGFLGAARARDAEMESIKAVYSKEMSLKSLEEKIRHREQESGSSQDLYQEKLKEAQALGLEVEKLEQRCREQQDTIAALEKAAAEARAAASQHQHAELEASRREVAQHKEKASELQKLLEAARAAQAAQDGAVEALRKELQDKGKELAQSRSAVAAAEKELASLRASAQEKGRSEESWKEQISQCIQELERKNSLIGSLEHEVSILHRQVTEKEGESKELKRLIVAEAEKSKKLEERLRVLQAEMATAASRAAERCSLMKVEVQRCQEELEKQRLTIEALKRDRHCQSEREEELRQEVKVCQDKYFQKEQLLSSLQQELSSAQALAGELVPLKHLCQQLQAERASLESKHRDELEQRAKAAGVLQAELARSKLEAAEVPALRERAAEQERALQRLQKEAASSAERLAGLQQANARLAEENRGLSETSSRGQQRLDAELGQAREKHARELERLRLEAEKLVAGSRQEVEEVAKKLEAMSNKYENAKGKVLEERQKFQEERQKLMAQVEELNKKLTQHEKATRSQQQRVKVLEGELQTEATRQQEKVAELQEQLAQKEQAAEHYKAQMEKAKTHYDAKKQQNQDLAEKLKAMEQLQKENAELRTESERLAKELQQSLEQAKESELSCRNLDSQVRSLEAQVEFADRQLRELGKFQVPTDALKGWEAFRQKPADLSTDSLDLSLDELQPLNSTSRKVTRSQSEASAVPESAESRGSQRLPRKVESLESLYFTPIPNRTQSKLESSASSLGDLSLDSGCRTRSARRRTTQIINITMTKKEPKTEEPLSADTSFCSVRSEQPQKTAPGKGRLRSAASARSLASFPSQESLSKPETSSPQEPPGHSALLSLPGYRPATRSSLRRSQAGSSSSLGRSSIYLGSCQDEPEQLDDWNRIAELQQRNRACPPHLKTCYPLESRPSNSLGTITDEEMKTGDPKETLRRASMQPAPITEGTATRRSTMGTTAWAGGITTRQQRKRLSDESHQGPDTPESKKPVSCFPRPQTPRDRSERRSSQVSRRSEQQAPSKPAERRQSMAFSILNTPKKLGNSLLRRAAGRKATPKGSPHGTARRSPRIASAKSPKGKASRRALKDTKF comes from the exons ATGCCTCTCCACGCCACGAGAGCCGCGGCTCTCCTCGCTTGG GTGAACAGCACCAAGGTGTGCGCGGAGCCCCTGGGGGacctgtcccagctgcaggactgcCGCGTtttcatccagatcatcaacaAAAC CCACAAGAGCGAGGAGGGGCAGTCCGtcctggagcagcccctgccgGAGCGAGCAGCCTTCATCCGCAGCTTTCTGCAGA AGCTCTGCAAGCACAAATCGAGCACGGAGAACCTGGTGTCGGCACAGAAGCTCCTGGAGGGAGAAGAGCTGGAGCTGGCCAAG gtggccgtgctgctgctgtacCACAGCTCCATGAGCAGCAGGAACCCTGGGGACTGGAATGAATTCGACTACCAGACCCAG GTGGAGCTGGCAAACATCCTGAAATTTGTGCTGGACAACGAGGAGAGCCTGACGGAGAACCTGGAGGCGTTTCTGCAGAGGAGAG ccccgcagccctcgTCCAGCAGCGGCTCGGAGGAGCGCTCGCCGGGGCTCCCCCCGCAGCAGGCGCGCGAGGTGCGATTCCTGGAGCTGCAGAGGGTCGCCTCCTCCTCTGGCATCAACAG CATCCTGCCCGGCCCCCCCACCTCGCCCGTGGGGGACATCATGCAGACCCCCCAGTTCCAGCTGAGGCGGCTGAAGAAGCAGCTGGCCTTGGAGAGGGACAACAGGGacgagctggagctggagctggcgGAGAACCGCAAGCTCATCACAGAGAAGG AGGCGCAGATCACCGTGATGCAGCACCGCATCGACCGCCTCACCCTGCTGAGCGAGAGGCAGGCTGCCGACCAGCTGGAGCCCAAGGAGATGGAGGAGCTGAGGGAGAAGAACGAGAG cctgctggcGCGCCTGCACGAGGCCCTGAAGCAGTGCCAGGACCTGAAGACCGAGAAGGGCCAGATGGATCGGAAAATCAACCAGCTCTCTGAGGAGAACGGGGACCTTTCCTTCAAG CTGCGGGAGATCGCCAGCCACCTGGTGCAGCTGCAGGACGCCCTGAACGAGCTGTCCGAGGAGCACAACGCCGCCCTGACGCAGTCCCAGGAAAAGCAGGCGCAGCTGGAGGGCGAGCTGCgggctgccctgcaggacaAG AAATGCCTGGAGGAGAAGATCGAGATTCTCCAGGGGAAGATCTCCCTGCTGGAGGACCAGCTGGCCAAGCTGGGGGACCACAGCTCGCAGGAGAAAGGAGAGGTCATGGGCGACATCCTGAAG ctggaggagctgaagcAGGAGGTGTCCAGCCTGACCGCCCAAGTGATCGAGCTGCAAGCCTCCATCCTGcggctggaggaggagaagaggcagCGGGAGGCAGCCCTGCAGGCCGAGCGCGGCCGCTTCCAGGAGGAGAAGCTCCAGCTGGGCGAGCTGATCGCCAACCTGCAGAGCTCCCTCGCCGAGCTGCGCCGGgccaaggagcagctggagcaggagctgcgggCGCAGGAGGCGCGCCTGACGGCCCAGCTGGACGCGCTGACGGCCGAGGTGGAGAAGCTGAAGGGTTTCCTGCtgcagagggagcaggaggcggccgggctgcagcagcagctggagcaggagcgGGCGCaagcccaggagctgcagcgccGGGAGGAAGCCTCGCAGGAGGCCGTCGCCGGGCTGGGACGCAGCGTggagcagctgagcagcagcttgaGGAACAGCGAGGAGAAATTGGCACGGGTCAcgcaggagaaggaaggggaggcTCAGCAGCTGGCTGCCCAGTGCGAGAAGGTCGCCCAGGAGAGGGACGCggcactgcaggagctgcagcgctTCCAGCAGGCCAAGGAGGCGCAGCTGGCGGCGCTGAGCGggcagctgcagagcctggAGAAAGCCCGAGAAACCTGCCAAGCCTCGGCCCTGGAAATGCAGCAGGAGAAAGCGGAGCTGAGCCAGAAGGTGCGCGAGCTGGAGGCGCGCGTCCTGGAGCTCACCGCACAGTGCCAGCAGAGCGCGGCGCAAGCCGGGGCGGCCGAGGGGCTGAGAGCTCAGCTGCGGGAGCTGGAGGGCAAGCTGAAGGAGAGCCAGCAGAAAGTGGCCGACAGGGAGAAGGCGGCCAAGGAGAACGCGCGCCTGCAGGAGCGGCTGCTCTTCCTGGAGGAGTCGGTGCGCAACACCGAGGGCATCCTGGAGGATGAGAAGAGGAGGGCGGCGGAGAGCCTGGAGGGGAACCTGGCCAGGATAGCGGAGCTGGAGGcggagaggcagcagctggcgCAGCGCCGCGACCAGGCGCTGCAGGAGAGGGGCGAGGAGCTGGCCAGGAGGCAGGCGCTGGAGgcgaggctgcagcagctgagcgAGGAGAGCAGGGAGAAGGCGGCGGCGCTGCAgcggcagctggaggaggcgTCCTCGGTGGCgcaaggggaggaaggagagcgcgggaggctggaggagaggGTGCGGGCGCTGAGCAGGGAGCACGGCCAGGCATGCCAGCAGCTGCGGGCACAGCAGGAGAaggtggaggagctggaagcccaAGCAAAGCGCCTGGCCAGCGAGCACCAGGACCGGCTGGCCGCTCTCCAAGCAGATTTATCCAACGCCCGGGCGCAGGCGAAGGAGAAGGAGGGCGAGGAGCAGAAGCTGAGGGCTGACATCTCCGCCCTGCAGGAGAAGGTGGTGACCTCGGAGCGAGCAGCAGCCGAGCGGGTGGCTCAGCTGGAGGCAGAGGTGCAGCGGGCAACCAAGGCGCTCGAGGGTGTCTCCAAGGAGCTGTccgaggagaagctgaagcGCGAGGAGCTCGAAGCCACGGCCAGGCACCACGGGGAGCAGGAGCACGAGGTGGCACGGCTGGAGGAGGCACTGCAGAAGcacgggcaggagctggagcgccGCGACGAGGAGGCGAAGCGcctgcagaaggagctggagcaAGCCAGGGCGGATTGCGCCGCCGAGAGAGCCCGCAAGGCTGAGCTGGAGGTGCAGCTGCAGAACTCCATCAACGAGCAGAGGGTGGAGAGGACGGCGCACCAGGAGGAGCTGGCCCGCTCGCTGGAGCTGATTGAGGAGAAGGAGGGCGAGCTGGATGAGCTGCGGCTGAAGAACGTCTCGCGGGGCGAGGAGCTGAGGGACCTGCAGAAGACGGTCAGCAAGCTGAAAGGGGAGCTCGCCTCGGTGGAGGCGGTGAAGGAGAGGGCCTCCAAAATGGACAGCGAGCTGCAGGGCTTCCTGGGGGCTGCCCGGGCCCGCGACGCCGAGATGGAGAGCATCAAGGCCGTCTACTCGAAGGAGATGTCCCTGAAGAGCTTGGAGGAGAAGATCCGCCACAGGGAGCAGGAATCCGGCTCCAGTCAGGACCTGTACCAGGAGAAGCTGAAGGAGGCTCAGGCGCTGGGTTTGGAGGTGGAGAAGCTGGAGCAGAGGTGCCGGGAGCAGCAGGACACCATCGCTGCGCTGGAGAAGGCGGCGGCCGAGGCGCGGGCGGCTGCGTCCCAGCACCAGCACGCGGAGCTGGAGGCCTCAAGGAGGGAGGTGGCACAGCACAAGGAGAAAGCCTCGgagctgcagaagctgctggaggCCGCCCGAGCAGCCCAAGCCGCGCAGGACGGCGCCGTGGAGGCGCTgaggaaggagctgcaggacaaGGGCAAGGAGCTGGCCCAGAGCAGGAGCGCCGTGGCCGCGGCGGAGAAGGAGCTGGCGTCCCTCCGCGCCTCGGCTCAGGAGAAGGGCAGGTCGGAGGAGAGCTGGAAGGAGCAGATCTCGCAGTGCATCCAGGAGCTGGAGAGGAAGAACAGCCTGATCGGCAGCCTGGAGCACGAGGTGTCCATCCTGCACCGGCAGGTGACcgagaaggaaggggagagcaaggagctgaagcgccTGATCGTGGCCGAGGCGGAGAAGAGCAAGAAGCTGGAGGAGAGGCTGCGGGTGCTGCAGGCTGAGATGGCCACCGCCGCCTCGCGGGCGGCCGAGAGGTGCTCGCTGATGAAGGTGGAGGTGCAGCgctgccaggaggagctggagaagcagcGGCTGACCATCGAGGCGCTGAAGAGGGACCGCCACTGCCAGAGCGAGCGCGAGGAGGAGCTGCGGCAGGAGGTGAAGGTGTGCCAGGACAAATACTTCCagaaggagcagctcctctcctccctgcagcaggagctcagcagcGCCCAGGCGCTGGCCGGCGAGCTGGTGCCGCTCAAgcacctctgccagcagctgcaggctgagcGAGCCTCCTTGGAGAGCAAGCACCGCGACGAGCTGGAGCAGAGAGCCAAAGCCGCCGGcgtgctgcaggcagagctcgCTCGGAGCAAGCTGGAGGCGGCCGAGGTGCCGGCGCTGCGCGAGAGGGCGGCGGAGCAGGAGCGGGCGCTGCAGCGGCTGCAGAAGGAGGCGGCCAGCTCCGCCGAGAGGCTGGCGGGGCTGCAGCAAGCCAACGCCAGGCTGGCCGAGGAGAACCGGGGGCTGAGCGAGACCTCGAGCCGCGGGCAGCAGCGGTTGGACGCCGAGCTGGGCCAGGCGAGGGAGAAGCACGCGCGGGAGCTGGAGAGGCTGCGGCTGGAGGCGGAGAAGCTGGTGGCGGGCAGCCggcaggaggtggaggaggtggcgaAGAAGCTGGAGGCAATGAGCAATAAGTACGAGAACGCCaaggggaaggtgctggaggagaggcagaagttccaggaggagaggcagaagCTGATGGCTCAG GTGGAGGAGCTGAATAAAAAGCTGACCCAGCACGAAAAGGCCAcccgcagccagcagcagcgggTCAAG GTGCTGGAAGGGGAGCTGCAGACCGAGGCCACCCGCCAGCAGGAGAAGGTGgcggagctgcaggagcagctggccCAGAAGGAGCAGGCGGCCGAGCACTACAAAGCCCAG ATGGAGAAGGCGAAAACTCACTACGACGCCAAGAAGCAGCAGAACCAGGACCTGGCGGAGAAGCTGAAGGCgatggagcagctgcagaaggagaACGCGGAGCTGAGGACGGAGTCGGAGAGGTTGGccaaggagctgcagcagagcctggagcAGGCCAAGGAGTcggagctgagctgcaggaacCTTGACAGCCAGGTCCGCAGCCTGGAGGCTCAG GTGGAGTTTGCCGACCGGCAGCTGCGGGAGCTGGGCAAGTTCCAGGTGCCGACGGACGCCCTGAAGGGCTGGGAAGCTTTCCGCCAGAAGCCCGCCGACCTCAGCACCGACAGCCTCGACCTCAGCCTGGACGAGCTGCAGCCGCTCAACTCCACCAG caggaaaGTCACCCGCTCGCAGTCGGAGGCCTCGGCGGTGCCGGAGAGCGCGGAGTCGCGGGGGTCCCAGCGGCTGCCCCGCAAGGTGGAGTCCCTGGAGAGCCTGTACTTCACGCCCATCCCCAACCGCACGCAGTCCAAGCTGGAGAGCAGCGCCAGCTCCCTGGGCGACCTCTCCCTCGACTCGGGCTGCAGGACGCGCTCGGCGCGGCGCCGCACCACGCAGATCATCAACATCACCATGACCAAA AAAGAGCCCAAGACGGAGGAACCGCTGAGCGCAGACACCTCCTTCTGCAGCGTGCGCTCGGAGCAGCCCCAAAAAACCGCCCCGGGCAAGGGTCGCCTGCGCTCGGCCGCCTCTGCCCGCTCCCTCGCCAGCTTCCCCTCGCAGGAATCCCTCTCCAAGCCCGAGACCTCgtccccccaggagccccccggcCACTCGGCGCTGCTCAGCCTCCCCGGCTACCGCCCGGCCACGCGCAGCTCCCTGAGGCGCTCGCAGgcgggcagcagctccagcctgg GCCGGAGCAGCATCTACCTGGGGTCGTGCCAGGACGAGCCGGAGCAGCTGGACGACTGGAACCGCATCGCCGAGCTGCAGCAGCGCAACCGCGCCTGCCCCCCACACCTGAAAACCTGCTACCCCCTGGAGAGCCGG ccctccaaCTCACTGGGCACCATCACGGACGAGGAGATGAAGACGGGGGACCCCAAGGAGACGCTGCGGCGCGCCAGCATGCAGCCTGCGCCCATCACCGAGGGCACGGCCACCCGGCGCAGCACCATGGGCACCACCGCCTGGGCGGGGGGCATCACCACCCGGCAGCAGCGCAAGCGGCTCTCGGATGAGTCCCACCAGGGCCCCGATACCCCCGAG TCCAAGAAGCCAGTCAGCTGCTTCCctcgcccccagaccccccggGACCGCAGCGAGCGGCGCAGCTCCCAGGTCAGCCGGCGCAGCGAGCAGCAGGCACCCAGCAAGCCG GCCGAGAGGCGCCAGTCGATGGCGTTCAGCATCCTCAACACCCCCAAGAAGCTGGGGAACAGCCTCCTGCGCCGCGCCGCCGGCCGCAAAGCCACCCCCAAGGGCTCCCCCCACGGCACCGCGCGCCGCTCGCCCCGCATCGCCTCCGCCAAGTCCCCCAAGGGCAAG GCCAGTCGCAGGGCGCTCAAGGACACCAAGTTCTGA